The following are encoded in a window of Pecten maximus chromosome 17, xPecMax1.1, whole genome shotgun sequence genomic DNA:
- the LOC117315355 gene encoding gastrula zinc finger protein XlCGF8.2DB-like has protein sequence MLVVKKEKPEVKTQKEKLYKCNICNKAFMKEENLQGHLTIHIGKYKCDICDKEFCTKYMLQKHRDTFVHLYNPVMCDICGKEFRLMADLQKHLYFHVHPSSEEKPYQCSFCKKDFWQEPDLQEHMKKHFYDLLEKRPYKCDVCGRAYTKETLLSNHRYSHRGKKPFRCEICGYGFSSEAGLLKHVNSIRKPFTCDVCGKMFCAEKFLQRHKSERHVVYKPFQCECGSEFVRKDSLIRHLRIHTGEKPFTCQICHKQYSEAGNLRVHHLTHSGVKPYKCVICSRTFLHKADMLKHMLIHSGEKPWECQICSRAFRLKSLLKRHQLVHEKSGKGERYECEVCKTTFNRKDNLLRHIRIGHTIEKLTQDK, from the coding sequence ATGTTGGTCGTGAAAAAGGAGAAGCCGGAGGTGAAAACCCAAAAAGAAAAACTCTACAAATGCAATATCTGTAATAAAGCATTCATGAAGGAAGAAAACTTACAAGGTCATCTGACGATTCACATTGGAAAGTACAAGTGCGATATATGTGACAAAGAATTTTGTACCAAGTACATGCTTCAAAAGCATCGCGATACGTTTGTACACTTATACAATCCAGTCATGTGTGACATATGTGGGAAAGAGTTCCGATTAATGGCCGACCTGCAGAAGCATCTATACTTCCACGTACACCCGAGTTCGGAAGAAAAGCCTTATCAATGTAGTTTTTGTAAAAAGGATTTTTGGCAGGAACCTGACCTTCAAGAACacatgaaaaaacatttttatgattTGTTGGAAAAGAGGCCATATAAATGCGATGTGTGTGGTCGGGCGTATACAAAGGAGACGCTTTTGTCGAACCATCGGTATTCACACCGCGGGAAAAAGCCGTTCAGGTGTGAAATTTGTGGTTATGGGTTTAGTTCTGAGGCAGGCTTACTGAAACATGTTAATTCTATAAGAAAGCCTTTCACTTGCGATGTTTGCGGGAAAATGTTTTGCGCAGAGAAATTTCTGCAGAGACACAAGAGCGAACGTCATGTCGTATATAAACCGTTTCAATGTGAATGTGGTAGTGAGTTTGTTAGGAAGGACAGTTTGATACGTCATCTTCGTATTCACACCGGAGAAAAGCCCTTCACCTGCCAAATTTGTCATAAGCAGTATAGTGAAGCTGGGAACTTGAGAGTTCATCATTTGACACATTCCGGGGTTAAACCGTACAAGTGTGTAATCTGTAGCAGGACATTCCTACACAAAGCCGACATGTTAAAACACATGTTGATTCACTCCGGAGAGAAGCCTTGGGAATGCCAGATTTGTAGCAGGGCATTCCGACTTAAGTCGTTGTTGAAGCGGCATCAGTTGGTCCACGAAAAGTCTGGAAAGGGAGAAAGATATGAATGTGAAGTATGTAAGACGACTTTTAACCGGAAAGACAATTTACTGAGACACATCCGGATTGGACACACCATAGAAAAACTCACTCAAGACAAGTAA